From the Polaribacter gangjinensis genome, the window GCAAAAGGCAATAAAAAACTTTCATATTGTGCCGCCAAAACGAAGTACACAAAAATGATCACAATGATAAATATATAGAGTGATTCATTACCTCTTCGTGCTTCATCAAATGTTAAATCTTCCCAGCCAACATCATATCCTCTAGGCAATTCTTTGGCAGCAACTTCTTTGATTGCTGCAATGGCATCACCACTGGTATATCCTTTAGCAGGTAATCCTCTAATAGATGCCGAATTGTATAAATTGTATCGCGTAATTTCGTTAGGGCCAAGTTGTTTGGTGATGCTCATAAAAGACGAATACGGAACCATTTCGCCCGCTTCATTTTTTACAAACAGCTTTTCCAAATCTGTGGGAAGCCTTCTGTATTCAGGAGCAGCTTGTGTATAAACTTTAAAAAATCGACCAAAACGAATAAATCCTTGTTCGTAAGTACTACCAATTAAAATATTCAAGTTTTCCATGGCGTTTCCAATAGTTACGCCTTTTTGCATTGCTTTTTTATTGTCTATTTTCAATTTATATTGTGGATAATTGGCAGAATAAAAAGTAAACAATCCTGTAATTTCTTTGCGTTTCGCCAAAGCAGCCATAAACTCATTATTGATTCTCTCAAACTCATGATAATCAGTTCCGTTGGTTTTGTCTAACAAACGCATAGAAAATCCGCCAGAAGAACCAAATCCAGGAACTGCAGGAGGTTCAAAGTACTCAATAATGGCTCCTAAATCTTTGGTTTTTTCTTCCAATTCTTCCATAATTTCATGAACGGTATGTGCTCGTTCAGACCATGGTTTTAAATTGATCAAACAAGTTCCTGCGTTTGAGCCTCTTCCTTCTGTCATAATTTCATAACCGGCTAAAGACGAAACCGATTCAACTCCTTCAGTTTCTTCGCAAATGGCTTGTAATTTTTTAGCCACATCATTGGTTCTCTCTAAAGTGGCTCCTGGAGGAGTTTGAATGATGGCATAAATCATCCCTTGATCTTCATTGGGAATAAATCCTGCAGGCAATACCTTACTTGTAAAAAAGATTCCCACACAAAAGGCAGCTAAAATGCCAAAGGTGATGATTCTTCTTGCAACAATTTTATTCAAAATTGTTACGTATTTGCCTGTTATTTTTTCAAATCCGTTGTTGAACCAATAAATAAATTTATCAATAGGCGATTTCTTTTTGGGTTTTCCATGATTGTTTTGCAATAGCATCGCACACAAAACAGGCGTCAACGTCAAAGCTACAATTGCCGAAATCACAATAGAACCTGCCATGGTAATGGAAAACTGACGATAGAAAACTCCTACAGGTCCTGTCATAAATGAAATCGGAATAAATACAGACACCATTACCAAAGTAATGGCAATAATGGCTCCACCAATTTCTCCTAAAACTTCGTACGATGCTTGATATGGAGTTACATTCTTTTCTTCCATTTTTACATGGACAGCTTCAACCACAACAATGGCATTGTCCACCACAATTCCAATGGCCAAAACCAAGGCAAAAAGCGTAATCAAGTTGATGGATAACCCAAAAAGTTGCATCACAAAAAAGGCACCAATCAAAGAAACAGGCACTGCAATAATGGGGATTAAGGTAGAACGCCAATCACCTAAAAATAAGAAAACTACAATAGCAACAAGAATAAATGCATCTCGTAAAGTGTGCAATACTTGGTCTATAGAAGCATTTAAAAAGTTAGATA encodes:
- a CDS encoding efflux RND transporter permease subunit; the encoded protein is MFSKFIKRPVLAIVISVMIVFTGLLAIKQLPISQFPEIAPTTVNIFIAYPGSSADVLVNSTLIPLETAINGVEGMRYVASDATSAGEGTLRVIFEPGTDPNQAVVRVKTRVDQVMPLLPELVQREGVIITPVQPSMLMYVNLYGKEKSIDEKFLYNYSYTKIIPEIQRINGIASAQILGSRKYAMRVWLKPDRMRAYNISAEEVLEAMQDQSILARPGRLGRSDGGKTSQALEYVLTYENRFNKPEQYKEIIIRANEEGQLIKLADIADVELGSEFFDIYSNLDGNPSASIVLKQTLGSNGSEVIHQVKEKLKELEAELPPGIEFQISYDVSNFLNASIDQVLHTLRDAFILVAIVVFLFLGDWRSTLIPIIAVPVSLIGAFFVMQLFGLSINLITLFALVLAIGIVVDNAIVVVEAVHVKMEEKNVTPYQASYEVLGEIGGAIIAITLVMVSVFIPISFMTGPVGVFYRQFSITMAGSIVISAIVALTLTPVLCAMLLQNNHGKPKKKSPIDKFIYWFNNGFEKITGKYVTILNKIVARRIITFGILAAFCVGIFFTSKVLPAGFIPNEDQGMIYAIIQTPPGATLERTNDVAKKLQAICEETEGVESVSSLAGYEIMTEGRGSNAGTCLINLKPWSERAHTVHEIMEELEEKTKDLGAIIEYFEPPAVPGFGSSGGFSMRLLDKTNGTDYHEFERINNEFMAALAKRKEITGLFTFYSANYPQYKLKIDNKKAMQKGVTIGNAMENLNILIGSTYEQGFIRFGRFFKVYTQAAPEYRRLPTDLEKLFVKNEAGEMVPYSSFMSITKQLGPNEITRYNLYNSASIRGLPAKGYTSGDAIAAIKEVAAKELPRGYDVGWEDLTFDEARRGNESLYIFIIVIIFVYFVLAAQYESFLLPFAVILSLPVGVFGSLIVLKGMGLANDVYAQIGIIMLVGLLGKNAVLIVEFAVQKRRQGATILAAAIEGSKARFRPILMTSFAFVAGLIPLVIASGAGAIGNRTIGGSALGGMLIGTVFGVLIIPGLYYIFATISDGKNLIKDEKSEPLSEEIMKSSEDNTKGKLKLKLKELKLVIKKLTKRKEDE